Proteins from a genomic interval of Macrobrachium nipponense isolate FS-2020 chromosome 28, ASM1510439v2, whole genome shotgun sequence:
- the LOC135201391 gene encoding cuticle protein 21-like, whose protein sequence is MLTKVFVAVALVAMAGAAPTDVYGHQEDYKSQPIPYQFGYGVHDDYSGNDFGQTETSDGHTVKGSYSVKLPDGRKQIVNYIADHIGGYRAEVTYQGKAHHPSHAVHAAPSYHSEPAYHSEPTYHSAPSYH, encoded by the exons ATGTTGACTAAG GTGTTTGTTGCAGTCGCCCTGGTAGCTATGGCTGGAGCTGCCCCCACCGATGTATATGGTCATCAGGAAGACTACAAATCT CAGCCGATACCATACCAATTCGGCTATGGTGTTCACGACGACTATTCTGGCAACGATTTCGGACAAACAGAGACATCTGATGGCCACACTGTCAAGGGATCGTACTCCGTCAAACTGCCTGACGGTCGCAAACAAATC GTGAACTACATCGCTGATCACATCGGTGGATACAGGGCAGAAGTGACCTATCAGGGCAAGGCACATCACCCTAGTCATGCAGTACATGCCGCACCATCTTACCACTCCGAACCAGCTTACCACTCCGA
- the LOC135201392 gene encoding cuticle protein 8-like, protein MIQRVALVAVLVGLAIAAPSDPYGAPHGYNQLMPYQFSYGVKDDYAGTDFGQTEESDGKAVKGSYTVQLPDGRKQTVNYVADHYNGFQADVSYYGEAQYPHQYGPPITFRPAYKPQPSYH, encoded by the exons ATGATCCAGAGG GTCGCTTTAGTAGCCGTGCTTGTAGGGCTCGCCATCGCTGCTCCTTCCGATCCCTACGGAGCTCCACATGGCTACAAC CAACTTATGCCCTACCAGTTTAGCTATGGTGTAAAAGATGACTACGCAGGGACTGATTTTGGACAGACAGAGGAATCCGACGGCAAAGCAGTTAAGGGCTCCTACACTGTCCAACTTCCTGATGGTCGCAAACAGACG GTTAACTACGTTGCCGACCACTACAACGGTTTCCAAGCCGACGTCAGCTATTACGGAGAAGCTCAGTACCCCCACCAGTATGGACCCCCCATCACCTTCAGACCCGCCTACAAACCCCAACCATCCTACCACTAA